One Natrinema halophilum genomic window carries:
- a CDS encoding DUF2150 family protein produces the protein MSNSPTEFYSEERWQNWIDRIKDEEIDPEDESSARLLLNLQDDTAIAIAKIVAAYDDGELGQEDALAEINDVREIVLSEVDIENEEKLILVDGVQTSLVCVFFAAEEYIANGPVEDGSVGDYLGAAADAEAEEDLDAALGYAAQAGTLIIDDEELDMTVADDLEYGLVTEWINGLDSLQSAMSDPEVVEEDE, from the coding sequence ATGAGCAATTCCCCGACCGAGTTCTACTCGGAGGAGCGCTGGCAGAACTGGATCGATCGCATCAAAGACGAAGAGATCGATCCGGAAGACGAATCTTCGGCTCGGCTCCTGCTTAATCTGCAGGACGATACGGCTATCGCAATCGCGAAAATCGTCGCAGCCTACGACGACGGGGAGCTCGGTCAGGAAGACGCGTTAGCGGAAATCAACGACGTCCGCGAGATCGTTCTCAGCGAGGTCGACATCGAAAACGAGGAGAAACTGATCCTCGTCGACGGCGTCCAGACGAGTCTGGTTTGCGTCTTCTTTGCCGCCGAAGAGTACATCGCCAACGGCCCAGTCGAAGACGGAAGCGTCGGGGATTATCTCGGGGCTGCGGCGGACGCCGAAGCCGAGGAAGATCTCGACGCCGCACTCGGTTACGCAGCCCAGGCCGGGACGCTCATTATCGACGACGAGGAACTCGATATGACCGTCGCCGACGATCTCGAGTACGGGCTCGTTACCGAATGGATCAACGGACTGGACAGTCTCCAGAGTGCGATGAGCGATCCCGAAGTCGTCGAGGAAGACGAATAG
- a CDS encoding TatD family hydrolase translates to MIDETPVLDDHLHLDPDNHRGIAAVKDFARVGGTHLLVVNKPSWHLGVEAETGDDFRSVFERTIEIVEEASSELEGRAWPVLGVHPGLISRLVDDRNFAPEEARDLMMAGIDVAAEYVEAGDALALKSGRPHYEVADDVWKASNEVMRRAFEHGAALDCAVQLHTEASEDLSAVTDWAEDVGLPAHRVVKHYAGGRLEGPTPSVMSEKDRLETAVARGDPFLMETDYIDDPDRPGAVLGPKTVPRRVRWLLESGHDEAVETAHVDTPEQVYDIDTVATLEQNQ, encoded by the coding sequence ATGATCGACGAGACGCCGGTACTGGACGACCACCTCCACCTCGATCCGGACAACCATCGAGGCATCGCTGCCGTCAAAGATTTCGCCCGCGTCGGCGGTACTCACCTGCTCGTGGTTAACAAGCCCTCCTGGCATCTCGGCGTCGAGGCCGAAACAGGCGACGATTTCCGGTCCGTCTTCGAGCGCACCATCGAAATCGTCGAAGAAGCATCGAGCGAACTCGAGGGACGAGCCTGGCCCGTCCTCGGCGTCCACCCGGGGCTGATTTCCAGACTCGTCGACGACCGCAACTTCGCACCCGAGGAAGCCCGCGACCTAATGATGGCCGGAATCGACGTCGCCGCAGAGTACGTCGAAGCGGGCGATGCGCTGGCGCTGAAATCCGGCCGCCCCCACTACGAGGTAGCTGACGACGTCTGGAAGGCGTCGAACGAAGTCATGCGACGGGCATTCGAGCACGGTGCGGCCCTCGACTGTGCCGTTCAGTTGCACACGGAAGCCAGCGAGGATCTGTCGGCGGTCACCGACTGGGCCGAAGACGTCGGCCTCCCGGCTCATCGAGTCGTCAAACACTATGCGGGCGGCCGCCTCGAGGGTCCGACACCGAGCGTGATGAGCGAGAAAGACCGTCTCGAAACCGCTGTTGCGCGCGGTGATCCGTTCCTGATGGAAACCGACTACATCGACGATCCTGATCGACCAGGAGCGGTTCTCGGACCGAAAACGGTACCTCGTCGCGTCCGATGGCTACTCGAGTCCGGTCACGACGAGGCAGTCGAGACCGCACACGTCGATACGCCGGAACAGGTCTACGACATCGACACGGTAGCGACACTCGAGCAAAACCAGTGA
- a CDS encoding Na+/H+ antiporter NhaC family protein, with protein sequence MSGTEDNSAGDGPTEQFTQPDRESESRVEFYGGRGVSAFPIAFFIVWAIVQTALWRIGDTGGLIVGILIGLILGMFFVRGNWQTYANTIFEGMTQPVAVTAIVAWIWAGMFAQLLQDGGFVGGLVWLADTGGVGAALFPAITFVLAAIFTTGIGTGYGATVAFVGLFFPAGVVLGANPVLLFGAILSGAIFGDNLAPVSDTTIVSAVTQDADIGGVVASRFKYVIIAATIAFLGYVAVGQGMSGLEVSAEAQEIFLSGSEAIGLVHVISMLAVIGAAVAGRHIVEAISWGIVLAVFFNLVFGLASIGDIVMFNAPPDAPLAEPLAELPFLTVVQDPDAVGVTGSLMSGVSGFLELSILVLLIIGAAQIMIRGGAFEALLDWSIENLATSVRNAELTMVGTAALINAIITINTAAEVAIGPYISKIGERFNLNGYRRANILDGQTAALGYIFPWSGGVLAGYSAMQELPGEYGWFDQSMVVTPIDVVPFVFQGWLLVAVFVVAALTGFGREYVIDRESEEVARV encoded by the coding sequence GTGAGCGGTACCGAAGATAATTCGGCCGGCGACGGACCAACCGAGCAGTTCACACAGCCGGATCGTGAGAGCGAGTCTCGAGTCGAGTTCTACGGCGGTCGCGGGGTAAGCGCGTTCCCGATCGCGTTCTTCATCGTCTGGGCGATCGTCCAGACCGCTCTCTGGCGGATCGGGGATACGGGCGGACTCATCGTTGGAATACTGATCGGGCTCATCCTCGGCATGTTCTTCGTCCGGGGAAACTGGCAGACCTACGCCAACACCATCTTCGAAGGGATGACGCAGCCGGTCGCCGTGACAGCGATCGTGGCATGGATCTGGGCCGGGATGTTCGCCCAGTTGCTACAGGACGGTGGTTTCGTCGGCGGCCTCGTCTGGCTAGCCGATACCGGGGGCGTCGGTGCGGCGCTGTTTCCGGCGATCACGTTCGTTCTCGCCGCCATCTTCACGACAGGAATCGGCACCGGATATGGTGCGACCGTCGCCTTCGTCGGACTGTTCTTCCCGGCCGGCGTGGTCCTCGGAGCGAATCCAGTATTGCTGTTCGGGGCGATTCTCTCCGGAGCGATCTTCGGCGACAATCTCGCACCCGTCAGCGACACGACGATTGTCAGCGCTGTCACTCAAGACGCCGACATCGGCGGCGTCGTGGCCTCGCGGTTCAAGTACGTCATTATTGCCGCAACCATCGCCTTCCTCGGCTACGTCGCTGTTGGCCAGGGGATGAGCGGACTCGAGGTCAGTGCCGAAGCCCAGGAAATATTTCTCTCGGGAAGCGAAGCGATCGGCCTCGTTCACGTCATTTCGATGCTCGCCGTGATCGGTGCGGCGGTCGCCGGGCGCCACATTGTCGAGGCGATTTCGTGGGGAATCGTACTCGCCGTCTTCTTCAACCTCGTTTTCGGCCTCGCGAGTATCGGTGACATCGTCATGTTCAACGCGCCGCCGGACGCACCGTTGGCCGAACCGCTCGCCGAACTGCCGTTTCTGACGGTCGTCCAGGACCCCGACGCGGTCGGCGTCACGGGAAGCCTGATGAGCGGCGTGTCGGGCTTTCTCGAACTGTCGATTCTCGTCTTGCTGATCATCGGAGCGGCTCAGATCATGATCCGTGGCGGCGCGTTCGAGGCGCTGCTCGATTGGTCCATCGAGAACCTCGCGACGAGCGTCCGCAACGCCGAATTGACGATGGTCGGCACGGCAGCGCTGATCAACGCGATCATCACGATCAACACCGCCGCCGAGGTTGCGATCGGACCCTACATCTCGAAGATCGGCGAGCGATTCAATCTCAATGGCTATCGCCGAGCGAACATTCTGGACGGACAGACCGCCGCGTTGGGTTACATCTTCCCGTGGTCTGGCGGCGTACTCGCCGGCTACAGCGCGATGCAGGAACTCCCCGGCGAGTACGGTTGGTTCGACCAGTCGATGGTCGTCACGCCGATCGATGTCGTCCCGTTCGTCTTTCAGGGGTGGCTCCTCGTGGCCGTCTTCGTCGTCGCCGCACTGACCGGCTTCGGTCGCGAGTACGTAATCGACAGAGAGAGCGAGGAGGTAGCCCGCGTATGA
- a CDS encoding DUF7513 family protein, with translation MNFLQKYLTGWRFRANRPTLEEGTELEVFVAETNGTSGRAFIGDTELIIDGAGPETVEKQVRVRVTKFDEASATGHGDLLDVVGQSSFTG, from the coding sequence ATGAATTTCCTGCAGAAGTATCTCACTGGCTGGCGGTTCCGAGCGAACCGGCCGACTCTCGAGGAAGGGACCGAACTCGAGGTTTTCGTCGCGGAGACCAACGGGACCTCTGGTCGGGCGTTCATTGGTGATACGGAACTGATCATTGACGGTGCTGGACCGGAAACCGTCGAGAAACAGGTTCGTGTTCGCGTGACCAAGTTCGACGAGGCAAGTGCCACCGGACACGGCGATCTCCTCGATGTCGTCGGTCAGAGTTCGTTTACAGGTTAG
- a CDS encoding NYN domain-containing protein encodes MFDSLRARLAPDTATEPVVGLFVDGPNVFREEFDVDLDDLRDAASDFGRVGVIRLYLDEHATPGLIQAAEAHGFEVIVTSGDVDVKLAVDATALAANGTIDRLAIASRDTDFKPVIEYAGTVGVATIAIAPGTYGRSDALRNAADEAVTLETADDQHASKT; translated from the coding sequence ATGTTCGATAGCCTTCGCGCTCGTCTCGCTCCCGACACGGCGACAGAGCCGGTAGTAGGGCTGTTCGTCGACGGGCCGAACGTCTTCCGCGAAGAATTCGACGTCGACCTCGACGATCTTCGAGACGCTGCGAGCGACTTCGGTCGGGTCGGGGTGATCCGTCTGTATCTCGACGAGCACGCTACACCAGGTCTTATCCAGGCCGCTGAGGCCCATGGTTTCGAGGTGATCGTCACCAGCGGCGACGTGGACGTTAAACTCGCCGTCGATGCGACCGCGCTCGCCGCAAACGGGACCATCGACCGGCTCGCGATAGCCTCGCGAGATACGGATTTCAAACCCGTCATCGAGTACGCCGGGACCGTCGGCGTCGCAACGATCGCGATCGCTCCTGGAACGTACGGTCGCTCGGATGCGTTGCGAAACGCGGCCGACGAGGCCGTCACGCTCGAGACGGCGGACGATCAGCACGCGAGCAAAACCTAA
- a CDS encoding S8 family peptidase: MANSNNRNVGRRSVLESLGTLGALAGFAGVTAATPGREPGPKESELIVGVDSTDGTVEETISPRLPSNAEIVHTNETLGYAAVIVPDDGGQKRETIKHDLRTVDWVRYTEDNATYRALDAGSAGSESDATAQDPLYRPNDPSYANQYAPQQVNCEEAWETTLGDPNVTISIVDQGIQYDHPDLTETVSDSVSNGGYDFVDNDGDPYPASASESHGTHVGGIAAGGTDNGTGHAGISNCTLLSARVLSDTGGGSLSDIADAIQWSTDQGADIINLSLGGGNPTELMAEACQYAYSNGSLLVAAAGNDYGAPVAYPAAYDSVVAVSALNERETLSDFSNVGPEIELAAPGSNVLSSIPWDDYDSYSGTSMASPVVAGVAGLTLSAWPSLSNDELRDHLTQTAVDVGLAETEQGSGRVDAGNAVTTEPGSSPDPDPDPDPDPDPDPDPDPDPDPDPDPGTCGDEVNTTTADGEFSGGWWGDSSDTYVYQLKTEMPCHATVSIDGPSSADFDLYLTLDGRTPTTLDYDERSVSQNASEEIPIKLSGKETLGILVRRYRGSGSYTLSVEEQGR, encoded by the coding sequence ATGGCCAATAGTAATAACCGCAATGTCGGCCGTCGCTCCGTCCTCGAATCACTCGGCACGCTCGGCGCACTGGCCGGGTTCGCTGGCGTTACGGCCGCGACGCCGGGTCGCGAACCGGGACCGAAGGAATCGGAACTGATCGTCGGGGTCGATTCGACTGACGGAACCGTCGAGGAGACGATTTCACCGCGGCTTCCGAGCAACGCAGAAATTGTCCATACGAACGAGACGTTGGGCTACGCCGCAGTTATCGTTCCCGACGACGGCGGACAGAAAAGAGAAACCATCAAACATGACCTCCGCACCGTAGATTGGGTCCGGTATACGGAGGACAACGCGACCTATCGGGCTCTCGATGCGGGTTCCGCTGGCTCAGAGAGCGATGCCACGGCCCAAGATCCCCTTTATCGGCCGAACGATCCCAGTTATGCTAACCAGTACGCACCGCAACAGGTCAATTGCGAAGAGGCCTGGGAGACGACCCTCGGCGACCCAAACGTGACGATATCTATCGTCGACCAGGGCATTCAGTACGATCACCCTGATCTTACGGAGACCGTATCCGACAGCGTCTCGAACGGCGGGTACGATTTCGTGGATAACGACGGTGATCCATATCCGGCGAGTGCAAGCGAGAGTCACGGAACGCACGTGGGGGGGATCGCCGCCGGCGGCACAGACAACGGGACGGGTCACGCCGGTATCTCGAACTGTACGCTGCTGTCAGCACGAGTGCTAAGCGACACTGGCGGCGGTTCGCTTTCAGATATCGCAGACGCCATCCAGTGGTCGACCGACCAGGGTGCCGACATCATCAACCTGTCTCTCGGCGGTGGTAACCCCACCGAACTCATGGCCGAGGCCTGCCAGTATGCGTACTCGAATGGCTCCTTGCTCGTGGCGGCTGCTGGCAACGACTATGGTGCTCCCGTCGCGTATCCAGCCGCATATGATAGTGTCGTTGCCGTCTCCGCGCTCAACGAGCGCGAAACGCTGTCGGATTTCTCCAACGTCGGCCCGGAGATAGAACTGGCTGCACCCGGGAGCAACGTCCTCTCGAGTATCCCCTGGGACGATTACGATTCTTACTCCGGAACGTCGATGGCGTCGCCGGTTGTCGCCGGCGTGGCCGGGCTCACGTTATCCGCGTGGCCGTCCCTTTCTAACGACGAATTGCGAGACCATCTCACACAGACCGCCGTCGACGTCGGTCTGGCGGAAACCGAGCAAGGAAGCGGCCGCGTCGACGCCGGCAATGCCGTCACCACTGAACCCGGTAGCTCTCCAGATCCAGATCCAGATCCCGATCCTGACCCTGACCCTGATCCTGACCCTGACCCTGATCCTGACCCTGACCCCGATCCCGGTACCTGTGGCGACGAGGTCAATACGACGACTGCCGATGGCGAATTCAGTGGGGGGTGGTGGGGCGATTCGAGCGATACCTACGTATACCAACTAAAGACCGAGATGCCCTGTCACGCGACTGTGTCCATCGATGGACCGTCGAGCGCCGACTTCGACCTCTACTTGACCCTCGATGGGCGAACCCCGACGACGTTAGACTACGACGAACGGTCGGTAAGCCAAAACGCCAGCGAAGAGATTCCGATCAAACTCTCCGGCAAGGAAACGCTCGGTATCCTCGTCAGACGGTATCGAGGGAGTGGCTCCTACACCCTGTCCGTCGAAGAACAGGGCCGATAG
- a CDS encoding S8 family serine peptidase, which produces MTQKDPPDRDGNDRTYDRRSILSGAGSIAIGGLLGLSDVTTATPGREPGPKSDEIIVGLSPSVSNVAHEAHVCTPEECEVAHANEAIRYATVSVPSDGSDRNREQLIESIRQSPAVKYAESNATVQSLLEPNDPQYGSQHAPQQVNCEQAWETTRGSQDVVISVVDQGVQYDHPALEGVVDDRIGEDFVDNDGDPYPGRDEFHGTHVAGIATGGTDDGTGHAGISDCSMLSVRALDQTGQGAITDVADAIQWSADADADIINLSLGVQGSFQTLRSACQYAADRGVLLVGAAGNQGVNRVFSPASEETVLAVSALNSDDSLASFSNTGPEIDLAAPGNQIVSSVTGGDYARLSGTSMAAPVVSGVAGLALSAHSGLSRSELRQHLLETAADVGLSDAQQGAGRVDAAAAVQTDPSGDGDPGDGTNPDEDTNQEDGGPDENENGENPSGQCGNEILTARTGGTLDGRSWWGESHRYGYSLRTADPCSATITLEGPADGDFELYVTTDGRSPSRWDHDESATNSGSSGSVDLSLDGVDILGLQIHAERGAGQYTLQLEERGR; this is translated from the coding sequence ATGACACAAAAAGATCCCCCCGACCGAGACGGGAACGATCGCACCTACGACCGTCGGTCGATCCTCTCTGGGGCCGGGTCGATCGCCATTGGTGGGCTGCTCGGATTGAGCGATGTTACGACTGCAACACCTGGCCGTGAACCGGGTCCGAAGTCCGACGAGATCATCGTCGGTCTTTCGCCGTCAGTTTCGAACGTCGCCCACGAGGCACACGTCTGCACTCCTGAAGAATGCGAGGTCGCCCATGCAAACGAGGCGATTCGGTACGCAACCGTCTCCGTTCCCTCGGATGGGTCTGATCGTAATCGCGAGCAACTTATCGAATCCATCAGGCAATCGCCCGCCGTCAAGTACGCGGAATCGAACGCCACAGTCCAGTCGCTCCTCGAGCCGAACGATCCCCAGTATGGTTCCCAACACGCACCCCAGCAGGTCAACTGTGAGCAAGCCTGGGAAACGACCCGCGGGAGCCAGGACGTGGTCATCTCCGTCGTCGACCAGGGGGTCCAATATGACCATCCCGCCCTCGAGGGGGTCGTCGACGACCGCATCGGCGAAGATTTCGTGGACAACGACGGTGATCCGTACCCGGGTCGAGACGAATTCCATGGAACGCACGTCGCCGGTATCGCGACCGGCGGAACGGACGACGGAACCGGCCACGCAGGTATCAGCGACTGCTCGATGCTCTCCGTACGTGCGCTCGATCAGACCGGTCAGGGGGCGATCACGGACGTCGCCGATGCGATTCAGTGGTCCGCCGATGCCGACGCGGACATTATCAACCTCTCGCTGGGTGTCCAGGGTTCTTTCCAAACGCTCAGATCGGCCTGTCAGTACGCCGCCGATCGCGGCGTCTTGCTCGTCGGCGCAGCGGGCAACCAGGGTGTCAACCGCGTTTTTTCGCCTGCCTCCGAAGAAACCGTCCTCGCAGTCTCGGCACTGAATTCTGACGACTCACTCGCTTCGTTTTCCAACACGGGACCGGAGATTGACCTCGCCGCACCGGGTAATCAGATCGTCTCGAGCGTCACCGGCGGCGACTACGCACGGTTGTCGGGAACGTCGATGGCGGCGCCGGTGGTCTCTGGTGTCGCCGGACTCGCACTCTCGGCACACTCCGGTTTGTCACGGTCCGAACTCCGGCAACACCTTTTAGAAACCGCAGCCGATGTCGGCCTTTCCGACGCACAACAGGGAGCCGGCCGAGTCGATGCCGCCGCAGCAGTCCAAACGGACCCGTCCGGGGACGGGGACCCGGGTGATGGGACGAACCCGGATGAGGATACAAACCAGGAAGACGGTGGCCCAGACGAAAACGAAAACGGAGAGAATCCGTCCGGTCAATGCGGGAACGAGATTCTCACAGCACGCACGGGCGGAACGCTCGACGGCCGCAGTTGGTGGGGCGAGAGCCACCGATACGGCTACTCGCTACGCACAGCCGACCCCTGTTCGGCCACGATTACTCTCGAGGGACCGGCCGACGGCGATTTCGAACTCTATGTGACCACCGATGGTCGTTCCCCTAGCAGGTGGGACCACGACGAGTCCGCGACCAATTCGGGGTCGAGCGGGTCGGTCGATCTCTCACTCGACGGCGTCGACATCCTCGGCCTACAGATTCACGCAGAACGGGGAGCCGGACAGTACACGCTGCAACTCGAGGAACGCGGCCGATAA
- a CDS encoding S8 family serine peptidase, translated as MTQNGPPDRTAFDRTYDRRTILTGAGSITLGGLIGSSGVARATPGREPGPKKEEIIVGIESDAADVASEARAAVPGDAEVVHTNETIRYAVVSFPSEAPAHARKQFIEAITRSPAVEYAEPNVTVQSVLEPDDPYYDYQHAPQQIGCERAWETTRGSEDVIISVVDQGVQYDHPALESVIDDRVGEDFTDDDGDPYPAGDEDHGTHVGGIAAGGTDDGTGHAGISDCSLLSARALDETGRGSLSDVVDAIQWSADAGADIVNLSLGVDGSYESMRSACQYAADRGVLLVAAAGNAGTDRVFSPASEDTVVAVSALESDDSIASFSNTGPEVELAAPGSRLVSCVTGDGYARMSGTSMASPVVAGVAGLALSAHPDLARSDLRQHLRETAVDVGLGETEQGYGRVDAAAAVETDPYGDGGTDSEESEEDATNQCGDETTTASTGGTLDGSGWWGESDRYGYALQTTEPCSITISLEGPSAGDFDLYVTTDGRSPTRWDHDESSTESGTTESVTFSLEGDEDLGLQVHAKSGRGEYALRLEERGR; from the coding sequence ATGACACAGAACGGTCCCCCCGACCGGACCGCCTTCGACCGAACGTACGACCGTAGAACGATCCTGACTGGTGCCGGCTCGATCACCCTCGGCGGGCTGATCGGCTCGAGCGGCGTCGCACGTGCGACGCCCGGTCGCGAGCCTGGCCCGAAGAAAGAGGAGATCATCGTCGGCATCGAATCGGACGCCGCCGACGTGGCCAGCGAAGCGCGCGCCGCCGTCCCCGGCGACGCCGAAGTCGTCCACACCAACGAGACGATCCGCTACGCCGTCGTCTCCTTCCCTTCGGAGGCTCCCGCTCACGCACGCAAGCAGTTCATCGAGGCGATCACCCGTTCGCCCGCAGTCGAGTACGCGGAACCGAACGTCACCGTGCAGTCGGTGCTCGAACCCGACGACCCCTACTACGACTACCAGCACGCGCCACAGCAGATCGGCTGCGAGCGTGCCTGGGAGACCACACGCGGGAGCGAAGACGTCATCATCTCCGTCGTCGACCAGGGGGTCCAGTACGACCACCCCGCCCTCGAGTCGGTTATCGACGACCGAGTCGGCGAGGATTTCACCGACGATGACGGTGATCCGTACCCCGCGGGCGACGAGGACCACGGCACCCATGTCGGCGGTATCGCTGCGGGTGGGACCGACGACGGGACCGGTCACGCGGGGATCAGCGACTGCTCGCTGCTCTCAGCCCGCGCCTTAGACGAGACCGGGCGAGGATCACTGTCGGACGTCGTCGACGCGATCCAGTGGTCTGCCGACGCCGGCGCGGATATCGTCAACCTCTCACTGGGTGTCGACGGCTCCTACGAGAGCATGCGATCGGCTTGCCAGTACGCGGCCGACCGTGGCGTCCTCCTCGTCGCTGCGGCCGGGAATGCGGGGACAGACCGGGTCTTCTCACCCGCCTCTGAGGATACCGTCGTCGCCGTCTCGGCGCTCGAATCCGACGATTCGATCGCCTCCTTCTCGAACACCGGTCCAGAGGTCGAACTCGCCGCGCCGGGCAGCCGCCTCGTTTCGTGCGTCACCGGCGACGGCTACGCGCGGATGTCGGGGACGTCGATGGCGTCGCCGGTGGTGGCCGGCGTCGCCGGTCTCGCGCTCTCGGCACATCCCGACCTGGCGCGATCGGACCTCCGTCAGCACCTCCGCGAAACCGCCGTCGATGTCGGCCTCGGCGAGACCGAACAGGGGTACGGACGCGTGGATGCGGCTGCGGCCGTCGAAACAGATCCGTACGGCGACGGCGGGACTGACAGTGAAGAGTCCGAGGAGGATGCCACGAACCAGTGTGGTGACGAGACCACCACCGCGAGCACCGGCGGCACACTCGACGGTAGCGGCTGGTGGGGCGAGAGCGATCGGTACGGCTACGCGCTGCAGACGACCGAGCCCTGTTCGATTACGATATCGCTCGAGGGTCCCTCGGCCGGCGACTTCGACCTCTACGTGACCACCGACGGTCGCTCGCCCACCCGATGGGACCACGACGAATCGTCGACGGAATCCGGGACAACCGAGTCGGTTACGTTCTCGCTCGAGGGCGACGAAGACCTCGGGCTACAGGTGCACGCGAAAAGCGGGCGTGGTGAGTACGCGCTTCGGCTCGAGGAACGCGGGCGGTAG
- the gcvT gene encoding glycine cleavage system aminomethyltransferase GcvT has product MPLQTSPLRGIHDERGAKFTEFGGWDMPVEFDSIQIEHGAVREDVGIFDVSHMGQIHVTGPDATELMQRLTSNDVSRLEVGDSQYAAITDEDGIILDDTVVYRLPDEDDQSTFLFVPNAGTDEATHERWISYRNEWDLDATVDNRTDEYAMFAVQGPHAVDLVESIADESVDDLERFEARYATIDGVECWTARTGYTGEDGFELILPWETAEETWAAFDCQPCGLGARDTLRIEAGLLLAGQDFDPETDPRTPYEAGIGFVVALDTEFVGRDALAAVEETGVEEQLVGFQLIDRGVPRHGYDITTTENRVIGTVTSGTMSPTLEKPIGLGYVPVESAEPGTTLQVIVRGQFKKARVETTPFIDIVQ; this is encoded by the coding sequence ATGCCGCTTCAGACGTCGCCGTTACGTGGGATTCACGACGAGCGCGGAGCGAAGTTCACGGAGTTTGGCGGCTGGGACATGCCGGTCGAATTCGATTCGATCCAGATCGAACACGGGGCCGTTCGGGAGGACGTCGGCATCTTCGACGTCTCACACATGGGCCAGATTCACGTCACCGGACCGGACGCAACGGAACTGATGCAGCGACTGACGTCGAACGACGTCTCCCGACTCGAGGTTGGCGACTCGCAGTACGCGGCTATCACCGACGAAGACGGGATCATCCTCGACGATACCGTCGTTTACCGGTTACCCGACGAAGACGACCAGTCGACCTTTCTGTTCGTCCCCAACGCCGGCACCGACGAGGCGACCCACGAACGATGGATCAGCTACCGAAACGAGTGGGACCTCGACGCGACCGTCGACAACCGAACTGACGAATACGCGATGTTCGCCGTTCAGGGGCCACACGCGGTCGATCTGGTCGAGAGCATCGCCGACGAGTCGGTCGACGACCTCGAGCGCTTCGAGGCCCGGTACGCGACGATCGACGGCGTCGAATGCTGGACGGCTCGAACGGGCTACACTGGTGAAGACGGCTTCGAACTGATCCTCCCCTGGGAGACAGCCGAGGAAACCTGGGCGGCGTTCGATTGCCAACCCTGCGGACTCGGCGCTCGCGACACGCTGCGGATCGAGGCTGGACTGTTGCTTGCCGGCCAGGACTTCGATCCCGAAACCGACCCGCGAACGCCTTACGAGGCCGGTATCGGCTTCGTCGTCGCACTCGATACCGAATTCGTGGGACGGGATGCGCTGGCAGCGGTCGAGGAAACCGGCGTCGAAGAGCAACTCGTCGGCTTCCAGTTGATCGACCGCGGCGTTCCCCGACACGGCTACGATATTACGACGACCGAGAACCGGGTTATCGGCACCGTTACGAGCGGGACGATGAGTCCGACGCTCGAGAAACCGATCGGTCTCGGCTATGTACCGGTCGAATCCGCTGAACCGGGGACGACGCTGCAGGTGATCGTCCGCGGCCAGTTCAAAAAAGCAAGGGTTGAAACGACACCGTTCATTGACATAGTACAATGA
- the gcvH gene encoding glycine cleavage system protein GcvH, whose amino-acid sequence MRFEIPDDRRYLESHEWAHETDGVVRVGISDFAQDELGDVVFVELPDEGDSLEQNDEFGVVESIKAVSDLYAPVSGDVAAVNADLFDAPELVNDDPFGEGWMLEIDPADGDQLAELLSADEYEEQIA is encoded by the coding sequence ATGAGATTCGAAATTCCAGATGATAGACGGTACCTAGAATCGCACGAGTGGGCACACGAGACCGACGGCGTCGTCCGGGTCGGGATTTCCGATTTCGCTCAGGACGAACTCGGCGACGTGGTCTTCGTCGAGCTTCCCGACGAGGGCGACTCCCTCGAGCAGAACGATGAGTTCGGCGTCGTCGAATCGATCAAGGCGGTCTCAGACCTCTACGCGCCGGTATCTGGCGACGTCGCCGCGGTCAACGCCGACCTGTTCGACGCACCCGAACTCGTCAACGACGATCCGTTCGGCGAGGGCTGGATGCTCGAGATCGACCCGGCCGACGGAGACCAGCTGGCGGAGTTGCTTTCCGCCGACGAGTACGAAGAGCAGATCGCATAA